A region of the Longimicrobium terrae genome:
TCAACCTGAACGATAGATGACCGTGAGCAATCCCGAGCACGACGCCCCCCAGGGCAAGACGCCGCGCGAATCCGCGTCGACGCTGTCCGAAAGCATGATGCCCGACCAGCTGAACCACCACGGCAACGTGTTCGGCGGCGAGATCCTGGCGCTGGTGGACAAGTGCGGCGGGGTGGTCGCCCGCCGCCACGCCCGCGGTCCCGTGGTGACCGTGGCGGTGGACCGGGTGGAGTTCCGCGAACCCATTTACGCCACCGACTACGTGGAAGCGCACGGCCGCCTCATCTCCGTCGGCCGCTCGTCCATGGAGGTGATGGTGACCGTGGAGGCGGAGCAGGTGGAAACCGGACACCGCCGTCGCACCAACGTCTGCTACCTGACGTACGTGGCGCTCGACAAGCTGAACGGCCGTCCCTGCGCCGTCCCGCCGCTGATCCTGGAAACGGACGACGACCGCCGCCTGCACGCCGCCTCGCTGCGCCGCCGCGAACGCCGGCTGGCCGACGAAGCCGAGGCGCAGGAGGACGAATGATCAGCGGTCCCGCGAGGCCTGACGACAACTCCGCCGACGCGCTCGTCGCGATGAGCGACGCGGAGCGGAGTGCCCGCCTGGAGCGGCAGATGGCGTTTCTGCTGGAAATCGACCGGCTGAAGGGCGTGCTGCGGCAGACACGCGTGCTGGCGGGCGAGCGGCGGGAAAACAGCGCGGAGCACTCGTGGCACCTGGCCCTCTGCGCCATGGCGCTGGCCGAGCACGCGCCGCCGGGCACCGACCCCGTGCGCGCCGTGGCGATGACGCTCATCCACGACATCGTGGAGATCGACGCGGGCGACGCCTTTGCCTACGACACCGCCGCCAACGTGGGCAAGGAAGATCGCGAGAAGGCAGCCGCCGCGCGCATCTTCGGCATGCTCCCGGAGGAACAGGCGGCGGAACTGATCGGGGTCTGGGAGGAGTTCGAGGCGGGCGACACGCCCACCGCTCGCTTCGCCGTGGCCATGGACCGCCTGCAGCCGGTGATGCTCAACTTTGCCAGCGAGGGCGGAAGCTGGAAGCAGCACGCCGTGACGTACGAGCAGGTGATGATCCGCATGGCGCCCATCGAGCGGGGCGCGCCCGCCGTGTGGCCCTGGTTGCTGCGCCTGCTCGACGAGGCAATCGGGCGGGGATACCTGCCGCCCCGGTCCACGGTGTAATCCTCCGCGTCAGTGTCGTTCCGGGAACGGCATGCGCGGACGGAGTGGCCGAAAACTTGTGCAGCGTGCAACCTTTGCCGAACCCTGCAATACATGTTGCAGGAAACGGAAGAAGCCCGCGGGAGCGATCCCCGCGGGCTTCTTTGATTGTGCGACTCCGGCCGGCTCAGTTGCCGCCGACCAGCAGCCCGCCGTTGTCCCCCGGCTTGGGGGGCGGCCCACCCTCGGGAGGCGTTTCGTCCTCGTCCACGGACGCCCCTGACGTGGTGAAGGTGCTGGGGGGCGCCGCCGCGGTGCTGTCCGTC
Encoded here:
- a CDS encoding acyl-CoA thioesterase, with the protein product MTVSNPEHDAPQGKTPRESASTLSESMMPDQLNHHGNVFGGEILALVDKCGGVVARRHARGPVVTVAVDRVEFREPIYATDYVEAHGRLISVGRSSMEVMVTVEAEQVETGHRRRTNVCYLTYVALDKLNGRPCAVPPLILETDDDRRLHAASLRRRERRLADEAEAQEDE
- a CDS encoding HD domain-containing protein encodes the protein MISGPARPDDNSADALVAMSDAERSARLERQMAFLLEIDRLKGVLRQTRVLAGERRENSAEHSWHLALCAMALAEHAPPGTDPVRAVAMTLIHDIVEIDAGDAFAYDTAANVGKEDREKAAAARIFGMLPEEQAAELIGVWEEFEAGDTPTARFAVAMDRLQPVMLNFASEGGSWKQHAVTYEQVMIRMAPIERGAPAVWPWLLRLLDEAIGRGYLPPRSTV